A genomic segment from Aegilops tauschii subsp. strangulata cultivar AL8/78 chromosome 1, Aet v6.0, whole genome shotgun sequence encodes:
- the LOC109763765 gene encoding trihelix transcription factor GT-3b, with translation MDPFHHLNTAFSNPYHPLLSSSPPHPYHPPPPLPPPPAADPPERERLPQWSHAETAAFLAIRADLDHSFLSTKRNKALWEAVSARLNAQGGFARTPDQCKSKWKNLVTRFKGTASDAQPEGGDHPAGAAARGSFPFHDEMRRIFDARVERARALEAKKAKGKDAAARRDPDDDGGGEGDEGEDDEEEAEMVDEEEGRADAEARGAGRKRRRKAAPARTASAGGGVEIGEVEAVLREFMRRQMEMEERWMEAAEARDAERRAREEEWRAAMVALGEERLALVRRWREREDAWRARAEEREERRHQLVAALLAKLGGDTSS, from the coding sequence ATGGATCCCTTCCACCACCTCAACACCGCCTTCTCCAACCCCTACCACccgctcctctcctcctcccctccccacCCCTACCACCCTCCGCCCCCTCTCCCGCCTCCGCCCGCCGCCGACCCGCCCGAGCGGGAGCGCCTGCCGCAGTGGTCGCACGCCGAGACGGCCGCCTTCCTCGCCATCCGCGCCGACCTTGACCACTCCTTCCTCTCCACCAAGCGCAACAAGGCCCTCTGGGAGGCCGTCTCCGCGCGCCTCAACGCGCAGGGCGGATTCGCGCGCACCCCCGACCAGTGCAAGTCCAAGTGGAAGAACCTCGTCACCAGGTTCAAGGGCACGGCCAGCGACGCGCAGCCGGAGGGCGGGGACCATCCcgccggcgcggcggcgaggggcaGCTTCCCGTTCCACGACGAGATGAGGAGGATCTTCGACGCCAGGGTCGAGAGGGCGCGCGCATTGGAggccaagaaggccaaggggaaGGACGCCGCCGCGCGGCGCGATCCGGACGacgatggcggcggcgagggcgacgagggcgaggacgacgaggaggaggcggagatGGTCGACGAGGAGGAGGGCAGGGCCGATGCGGAGGCGCGGGGCGCGGGGAGGAAGCGGAGAAGGAAGGCGGCGCCGGCGAGGACCGCGTCAGCGGGAGGAGGGGTCGAGATAGGCGAGGTCGAGGCGGTGCTGcgggagttcatgcggcggcagaTGGAGATGGAGGAGCGGTGGATGGAGGCCGCGGAGGCGCGCGACGCCGAGCGCCGGGCGCGCGAGGAGGAGTGGCGCGCCGCCATGGTCGCGCTCGGCGAGGAGCGGCTCGCGCTCGTGCGCCGCTGGCGCGAGCGCGAGGACGCGTGGAGGGCGCGCGCCGAGGAGCGCGAGGAGCGCCGGCACCAGCTCGTCGCCGCCCTGCTGGCCAAGCTCGGCGGCGACACGTCGTCCTAA